A stretch of Episyrphus balteatus chromosome 2, idEpiBalt1.1, whole genome shotgun sequence DNA encodes these proteins:
- the LOC129910673 gene encoding uncharacterized protein LOC129910673 has translation MSHSVTITRTTTSTTNTSYIVLNTGYMKTTPGILKLLQLLIGAACVGIFAYYFNNHSGLLNGPSYLFFFLMVTTFMIGTFCLLLACLTSLSTGGIIAKTIYELIYHCVAAILLLVASLLILIDLTDSRYKNYKQHDAYMVAAIMGLVNSLLYFISTYVAHKSYRGI, from the exons ATGTCTCACTCAGTAACAATTACAAGGACTACCACCAGTACTACTAATACCTCATATATTGTACTAAATACAGGATATATGAAAACAACCCCTggaattttgaaacttttgcagctt cttATTGGTGCAGCATGTGTTGGAATTTTCGCCTACTACTTTAACAACCACAGCGGTTTATTGAATGGTCCATCGTATCTGTTCTTTTTCTTGATGGTGACAACATTTATGATTGGAACGTTTTGTCTGTTACTCGCATGCCTTACTTCATTAAGTACAGGAGGCATTATTGCGAAAACAATTTAT GAACTCATATATCACTGTGTCGCTGCCATTTTGCTATTGGTTGCCTCCCTATTAATACTCATTGATTTGACTGACTCCAGATATAAGAACTACAAACAACACGATGCCTATATGGTAGCTGCAATTATGGGTCTTGTCAACAGTCTTTTGTACTTCATAAGTACATATGTCGCACATAAATCATACCGTGGAATCTAA
- the LOC129910670 gene encoding mitoguardin: MLKAILPARWDGRILPFRMSTSQKIVVVSLTAGVALLGVLARYLRRRKSPRPPRRPRKHGGRRTRNSMRSPNDLMSVAGSKASARSGSPVGSTVAFSDRMSLASGSIDSAAIANQQLTAQQLGVMGMEALDTVINHWEDALAAHYSPGGIPAALTTTEESEFCREIQNLLDMAYTLQDQSELLFLDQRSVLFRDEAAIEEEDEETQLVTARSRKSTMSRTGSDPNFDSAESFASALDQVADLREFEEFTEAFAEFEQYPLFQNALKQSEEQPIPCRCVRTELVHCATDSEYLAKLHCIRLAFQYLFKDPKVGQWVADTGRQILTDLLCLGDKDTKDFLVGYEDMIHYLQDENNWDYIEKELEARNVKAMTFYDICIDYIILDAFRDLDAPPASVTAVVQNRFLSNGFKETALTTAVWSVLKAKRRMLKFPNGFMSHFYVISEQLSPLMAWGFFGPDENLRNICHYFREEILGFLTDIFNFQNSRYTTVEELADDIMKHMRTRVDNIGVKFCQ, encoded by the exons ATGCTCAAAGCAATTCTTCCAGCTAGATGGGATGGACGAATTCTTCCATTTCGGATGTCAACTTCACAAAag attGTCGTTGTCTCCCTGACAGCCGGAGTTGCACTTTTAGGTGTGCTGGCCCGGTACTTGCGCCGTAGAAAATCGCCTCGCCCACCCAGGCGACCGCGCAAACATGGTGGCCGTCGCACACGAAACAGCATGCGTAGTCCAAATGATCTTATGTCGGTGGCTGGATCCAAAGCATCAGCTCGCTCCGGCAGTCCTGTAGGTTCGACTGTAGCTTTCTCCGATCGTATGTCGCTAGCCTCTGGTTCTATCGATTCAGCAGCTATTGCTAACCAACAACTAACAGCCCAACAACTTGGTGTTATGGGTATGGAGGCCTTGGACACAGTTATAAATCACTGGGAGGATGCTCTGGCAGCGCACTATTCCCCCGGTGGCATTCCGGCTGCATTGACCACCACAGAGGAATCGGAATTCTGTCGAGAAATACAAAATCTGCTAGACATGGCTTATACGCTACAAGATCAAAGTGAATTACTATTCCTCGATCAAAGATCGGTGCTATTCCGTGATGAGGCAGCAATTGAAGAGGAAGACGAAGAAACACAATTAGTTACAGCACGTAGTCGAAAATCGACAATGAGCAGGACAGGTTCTGATCCTAATTTCGATTCGGCTGAAAGTTTCGCCTCGGCACTGGATCAAGTTGCCGACTTGAGAGAATTCGAAGAGTTTACCGAAGCATTTGCCGAATTTGAACAGTATCCGTTGTTCCAGAATGCGCTTAAGCAATCTGAAGAACAGCCAATTCCTTGCCGCTGTGTAAGGACCGAGTTAGTGCATTGTGCCACTGATTCAGAGTACTTGGCTAAGTTGCACTGTATTCGACTAGCTTTCCAATATCTATTTAAG GATCCCAAAGTGGGACAATGGGTTGCCGATACTGGCCGCCAAATCCTTACAGATCTTCTCTGTCTAGGTGATAAGGATACAAAAGACTTTCTAGTTGGCTATGAAGATATGATCCATTACCTGCAGGATGAAAATAATTGGGATTACATCGAAAAAGAACTAGAAGCTCGAAACGTTAAAGCAATGACCTTTTACGATATATGTATAGATTACATAATTCTGGACGCCTTTCGTGATTTGGATGCACCTCCAGCAAGTGTAACAGCTGTGGTACAAAATCGTTTCCTTTCCAATGGATTCAAAGAGACT gCTCTAACCACAGCAGTGTGGTCAGTTTTAAAAGCCAAAAGACGAATGCTTAAATTTCCAAATGGCTTTATGTCACACTTTTATGTAATATCAGAACAACTTTCGCCTTTGATGGCGTGGGGCTTCTTCGGACCCGATGAAAATCTGCGAAACATTTGCCATTACTTCCGAGAGGAAATACTTGGATTTTTAACTGATATATTCAACTTCCAGAATAGTCGTTATACAACTGTCGAAGAGCTTGCAGATGATATTATGAAACACATGAGAACGCGAGTTGATAATATTGGAGTCAAATTTTGCCAATAG